In Verrucomicrobiia bacterium, a single genomic region encodes these proteins:
- a CDS encoding isoprenylcysteine carboxylmethyltransferase family protein — protein MSLQFWINAALRSVIWLGAAAGLAYFKTDGTSVLAVRTDPLGWLGGAVVIVGLVLHFSSTVTLARGERQGGGGVASAPVTDGPFRYVRNPIYLGGITLLLGVGLLYPPWRPVDLGLPLLLFIYFHVAVVRFEEPELQGRFGSTFKEYCDRVPRWFPGRIKKSNKAPEPTP, from the coding sequence GTGAGTCTACAATTCTGGATCAACGCTGCGCTTCGCTCCGTCATCTGGTTGGGCGCGGCCGCAGGCCTCGCGTATTTCAAAACCGACGGCACGAGCGTTTTGGCGGTGCGCACCGATCCCCTTGGTTGGCTGGGCGGAGCTGTCGTTATCGTCGGACTCGTTCTCCATTTTTCGAGCACCGTGACCCTCGCGCGCGGCGAGCGTCAAGGAGGCGGAGGAGTCGCCAGCGCGCCCGTCACGGATGGGCCATTCCGATACGTCAGAAATCCGATCTATCTGGGAGGGATCACGCTGCTGCTCGGCGTAGGTCTGCTCTATCCTCCTTGGCGTCCAGTGGATCTGGGCTTGCCGCTGCTCTTATTTATCTACTTCCACGTGGCCGTGGTGCGATTTGAAGAGCCCGAACTGCAGGGGCGTTTCGGTTCGACGTTCAAAGAGTATTGCGACCGAGTTCCGAGGTGGTTTCCTGGTCGTATAAAGAAGTCCAACAAGGCGCCAGAGCCGACGCCGTGA
- a CDS encoding transposase, which yields MPGGGLGPDGRQWIASDKKFLLHHKALGAHVRTLFKERLLKEHPALFAQVPKSVWKNPWNVGSQAADSGENALRYLARYIFKTATGNRKVILLPEDKVLWTYRDSKTRKFTSIKLEPLEG from the coding sequence ATCCCCGGTGGCGGACTCGGTCCCGACGGCCGGCAATGGATCGCCTCGGACAAAAAGTTCCTGCTCCATCACAAGGCCTTGGGCGCCCACGTGCGCACACTCTTTAAGGAACGATTGCTCAAGGAACATCCCGCACTGTTCGCGCAGGTGCCCAAGTCCGTTTGGAAAAATCCATGGAACGTCGGTTCCCAGGCCGCCGATTCCGGAGAGAATGCCTTGCGTTATCTGGCGCGTTACATCTTCAAGACCGCCACCGGCAATCGCAAAGTCATCCTGCTGCCGGAGGACAAGGTTCTGTGGACCTATCGCGACAGCAAAACCCGCAAGTTCACTTCCATCAAGCTGGAGCCGCTGGAAGGATGA